Genomic DNA from Lutibacter sp. A80:
TTGAGTTAATTAGTTTATTAACAAAATATTCTAATGGAAATGTAGAAGATTTTATAAATGTTTCTAATGTTTATAAAAATAACGAAGCGGTAAATCATTTATTTAATATTGCAACTGGATTAGATAGTCAAATATTAGGAGATTATGAAATAGTTGGTCAGTTAAAACAAGCTTATAAATTAGCTAAAAAACTAGGAACTACAAATGCTTATTTAGAGCGATTGATGAACTTGGTATTGCACGCAAGTAAAAGTGTTAAGAACAATACTAAATTAAGTTCGGGAACAACTTCAGTAGCCTATGCTGCAATTCAATATATTATTAATACCGTAGATGATTATAATAATAAAAAAGTTTTAATTTACGGTTTAGGTGAAATTGGAAAAAACACCTGTAAAAATTTATTGGAATATACTTCAAACAAAAATATTACATTAGTTAATAGAACGCTTGAAAAAGCAATTGGATTTGAACAAATACACGAGAATGTTAAAGTTGTAGATTATTCTAGTTTAACCGAAGAAATACATACAACAGATATTTTAATTGTTTCTACCGGATCAACAACTCCTACAGTTTTAAAAAATCATTTAAAACCAGGTAAAGAATTGTTAATTATTGATTTATCAATGCCTGAAAATGTAGAATCTACTGTTAAAAATGAGCCAGGAATTAGATTAATTAATCTAGATGAACTTTCTAAAATTACAGATAATACTATAGAAATTCGTAAAAAGCAAATTCCTTTAGCACAAGAAATAATTGAAAAATACAAGCAAGAGTTTAACGATTGGATTTCACATAGAAAATATGTGCCAGCTGTAAATGCATTAAAAGAATCGTTAAAGGCAATTCAACATGATGAAATTGATTTTCATTCAAAAAAAATAAAGAACTTTAATGTTGAACATGCAGAGTTTGTTACTAACAGAATGATTCAAAAAATAACTACACAATTTGTTAAGCATTTAAAAGATGAAGAAACTTCGGTGGATCAAAGCATAAATGTTATTAGCAAAATATTCGACTTAGAAAAAACCGAAATTTAGAATGGATAAAATTATTAGAATTGGTACTCGCTCAAGTGAACTAGCACTTTGGCAAGCAAATACAGTTGCAGAACAGTTAGAACATTTCGGTCATAAAACAGAAATTGTAAAAATAGATTCTTTAGGAGATGTTGTTTTAGATAAACCTTTATATGAATTAGGAATCACTGGAGTTTTTACCAAAAATTTAGATATCGCTCTGTTAAATGGAGAAATAGATATTGCGGTACATTCATCTAAAGATGTACCTACAAAATTACCTGAAGGAATTGTACAAGCTGCTTATTTAAAAAGAGGGGATTTTAACGATGTATTGGTAATTAAAGATGATGAGAACTTTTTTACAAATGATACTGCAGTAATTGCTACAGGAAGTTTGCGTAGAAAAGCACAATGGCTATATCGTTACCCACATCATAAAATTACTGGAATTAGAGGTAATGTAATTACGCGTTTGCAAAAATTAGAAGAGAGTGATTGGGATGGAGCTGTTTTTGCATCTGCAGGATTAAAAAGATTAAAATTATTACCCGAAAAACAAAAACATATAAAATTAGATTGGATGATTCCAGCTCCAGCACAAGGAGCTGTAATGATTGTTGCTTTAGAAAAAAATGAAGAAATTTTAGAAGCTTGTAAAGAAATTAATCACGAAGAAACAGCAACTTGCGTAAAAATTGAACGTGACTTTTTACAAACCCTAGAAGGAGGCTGTACTGCGCCAATAGGAGCTTTGGCAATGATATTTGAAGATGAAATAAAATTTAAAGGTGCGTTATTTAGTCCTGATGGTAAACATAAAATGGAATTTTCTAAAGAAGTTGCCGTTAATAATGCAACTGATTTAGGGAAGTTTGGAGCAAATTACATTTTAGAAAGAGGCGGTAAAAAAATAATGCGTGAAATAATTGATATAGAAAAATCAACTCTTATATATTCTACAAAAAGTCTTTCTCACGATCAAACAAACCTGCTGAACTCTAAAATAGGTGTAACAAGTAGTGATTTTATAACAATTAGAAATAATAGATTAAGACCAATAGTTGTTAAAAAACCAATTAAAAATGTATTATTTACCAGTCAAAATGCTGTTGAAGCTCTATTAAATAACTTTTCTCCAATGGAATTAGATTTTGAAAATATCTATTGTGTTGGTAGAAGAACAAAACGTTTAATAGAAAAACGAATTGGTAAAGTGGCTCATATTGAAAATTCAGCGGAGAAACTAGCAAATTATTTAGTTTCGAATTTAAAAGATGATGAAGTTACATTTTTCTGTGGAAATAAAAGAAGAGATTACCTTCCTACCAAATTAACCGAGAGTGGTATAAAAGTTAATGAAGTTGAATGTTATCAAACGCAATTAACTCCAAGAAAAATTGAAGAAAAATATAAAGGAATCCTTTTTTACAGTCCATCCGGTATAGAAAGTTATCTAAAAGATAATATAGCGAATGATATTGTAGCTTTCTGCATTGGAGAAACTACAGCAGAAGAAGCAAAAAAACACTTTAAAAATGTTGAGATTTCTAAATTATCAACAGTTGAAAGTGTGTTAAAATCTGTAAATAAATATTTCGAAAAAGTTGTTGAGGAGCATTAGAAATATAGCATACTAATAATTCAATAACTAATAAATAATTAAATAGTATTAAAATGAATAGAACCAGACGTTTACGTAAAACAGAAAATATTCGCCGCTTAGTTAGAGAAAATAAACTAACAATAGACGATTTAATTTATCCTTTATTTATAGAAGAAGGTACAAATATTGAAGCAGAAATTGTTTCAATGCCGGGAATTAAGCGGTACTCTTTAGATACTATTTCAAAAGAATTGGATGAAGTTGTAGCTTTAGATA
This window encodes:
- the hemA gene encoding glutamyl-tRNA reductase — encoded protein: MSLESLPTKFYNVGLSYKKADVKVRGAFSLTKENQKLLLAEAKEKGIEGIFVLSTCNRTEITGFAKHPFELISLLTKYSNGNVEDFINVSNVYKNNEAVNHLFNIATGLDSQILGDYEIVGQLKQAYKLAKKLGTTNAYLERLMNLVLHASKSVKNNTKLSSGTTSVAYAAIQYIINTVDDYNNKKVLIYGLGEIGKNTCKNLLEYTSNKNITLVNRTLEKAIGFEQIHENVKVVDYSSLTEEIHTTDILIVSTGSTTPTVLKNHLKPGKELLIIDLSMPENVESTVKNEPGIRLINLDELSKITDNTIEIRKKQIPLAQEIIEKYKQEFNDWISHRKYVPAVNALKESLKAIQHDEIDFHSKKIKNFNVEHAEFVTNRMIQKITTQFVKHLKDEETSVDQSINVISKIFDLEKTEI
- the hemC gene encoding hydroxymethylbilane synthase; translation: MDKIIRIGTRSSELALWQANTVAEQLEHFGHKTEIVKIDSLGDVVLDKPLYELGITGVFTKNLDIALLNGEIDIAVHSSKDVPTKLPEGIVQAAYLKRGDFNDVLVIKDDENFFTNDTAVIATGSLRRKAQWLYRYPHHKITGIRGNVITRLQKLEESDWDGAVFASAGLKRLKLLPEKQKHIKLDWMIPAPAQGAVMIVALEKNEEILEACKEINHEETATCVKIERDFLQTLEGGCTAPIGALAMIFEDEIKFKGALFSPDGKHKMEFSKEVAVNNATDLGKFGANYILERGGKKIMREIIDIEKSTLIYSTKSLSHDQTNLLNSKIGVTSSDFITIRNNRLRPIVVKKPIKNVLFTSQNAVEALLNNFSPMELDFENIYCVGRRTKRLIEKRIGKVAHIENSAEKLANYLVSNLKDDEVTFFCGNKRRDYLPTKLTESGIKVNEVECYQTQLTPRKIEEKYKGILFYSPSGIESYLKDNIANDIVAFCIGETTAEEAKKHFKNVEISKLSTVESVLKSVNKYFEKVVEEH